TGTACAATGTGAACTATGTGCACTATATACATTGTAAACTATAAACACtatatgcattataaataatgtACACAATATAATCTATGTACACATTTACATTATAAACTATACACACAATGTACAATGTGAACTATATACAATGTGTACAATTCAAACTATATACACATTACATTATAAACTTTATACACTATGTACAATATAAACTATATCGACGATGTACAATTAAACTATATTGATTATGTACAATATAAACTATTTCGACTATGTACAATATAAACTATTTATACTGTACAATATAAACTATATACACAATATGCTTTATAAACTATGTATACATCATGTACACTATAAACGATGTATACACTATGTATAATATAAACTATATACATTTAAAACTATGTATAGACTGTACAGACACACCTAATCTATAAGTGTACACTTTAAATAGACTAGAGTTTTCACAGCGCTTGCTCAACCTCTAGTTATAAacaaacccatagcaataatgtggaaacgcAAGTCgttaatgtaacaaatttctgggCGCATAATATATTAACATTTTGGCTATAATTTTACAAtgtataacattcgttcaccacaaatgactcttaaattaaaatattttttactacactatatacattataactactactacaactactattagtagttgccttgctagtagttagttgaaaataattattgtcattgagattaaacatctcttccagtgtcctggccaagacaggcagcagtagcatacagtcacacatagcatacaaacataagaaaactaaaaaaaaaactaaaacaggccgcaggggggaggggggatatcaatatcgcaagacatctCGGGAGGttcaaggaggagggtaatatTTTGAgcaagtttgagcaacaaagtgtagtcttgtggtggactctatagacataattcaccatactgtgttgacatgttttcgtGCATGTGCtttgcacatgcgcacatgagtaacttgattaactggtgcgacaggcctgctattatagtagtaagatgtTAAATAGAAACAATGTGTGCAATGATATGATTGAAAGCAATAAATGTTTCTAAATGTTGACCCTCCTTGTGGGCAGAGTGATTCCCCCAGGATCCTGATTTCACTGAATGAATAGCAGCCGATATATAAGAGAGCCAATGTCCTTTCTGCTAATTAGTCTGTGATTAGACGCAGGGTCGAGAGTTTCCCTCTGGAGCTTATCGTTTTAGGCTTGGAAACACTTCATTAATTCATGCGTTAGCAGACAAGGGATTCTTGGTTCGTCCACAATACCCCCAAGATTTCCAGCAAGCCCAGAAACTGCCCTTACAGAGTGATGTAAAGATATCACAGGATCTCATTGTCCACTCATAAGGGACTGCCTGTATGTTGAGCGCCTCTGGGTTATTCACTTCTACTACCTCCTTATGTGGTGTATATATAATCACCATATGTTTATAACCCTATCATGTGACAGTGGGCTGGGTCACTGGTAAAGGAGGGTGTTATGATGGACAGAGGGCTGTTTCACTAGTAGAGGAGGGTGCTATGATGGGCGGAGGACTGTGTCACTGGTAGAGGAGGGAGTTATGATGGACAGAGGGCTGTTTCACTGGTAGAGGAGGGTGCTATGATGGGGCTGTGTCACTGGTAGAGGAGGGAGTTATGATGGTCAGAGGACTGTGTCATTGGTAGAGGAGGGGGCATCATGTGGTGCATTAGGGGTGTTTTAATGAAGGCAGCGACCAGGATGAACAGTAGCTCTGCAGCAAGGAGCAGTACCACATTATGTCTACAAGATGCTGATGAAACAGAGCATCAGCCGTCTAGGGGTAAACATGGTGTATCTTCTGTAGCATAACCGAAGAGGGGAGTTGATCAAAGAATAGCAACTAATATTCGAATGTGTTGTGCGGTTGGTTGACGTCCAGGGACAGAACATTATTGGCAAAGCATATCCAATAATAACACAATGTTAGCATAGCATTAGCAAAGCAACATGGTATAACATAGCAAAATAAGGACCCAGCCTCACAGGCAGCCCCAAACAACAGCAAACGCAGCGTAgcttaacacaaacacacgtcagCTAGAGGAGAACACGGACGATGAGGAAATCAATCAATCTTCACGCTCGGTTGTTTCGCAATTTTCTGCCTCCCACCTCTCCTTCAGCGAGGGACAGGGTGGCCTCAAAGCGGTCTCAGGACCTCCAGTCATTACTCATGTGCACCCAGGGAGCTCCCTCGCCTGAAGGGGCCGGCGGCCGCTCGCTGCAGCTGCCTGCGTTTGTTATCTGGGCTGAGGACCGTGTGTGCACTGTTCACGCTGCGCTGCACGATGCGCTAGGtgacatgcacacccacacacacacacacacagacacacttgtacaacgacagacacacgcatacacacaatggtaaacctacagacacacacacactggtacatcgaaagacacacagacaaacacacacacaccggtacatttacagacactcacacacacatacacacacaaatacacaaaaccaCAGACCATACATACACgtccccaacacaaacacacacacacacacacacacacacacacacagacacacacacacacacacactggtacatttacagacacaaacacatacacacacaaactccaacCAATACACAAAACCACAGGCCAcggcacccacgcacgcacacgcacacgcacacgcacacacacacctagggaagctaagcagtgtgtgtgtgtgtgtgtgtgtgtgtgtttgtctccaggTCACCGTTCTGATCATCCTAGCCCTGGCCTTCCTGGCCTGCATCGTGTTCCTGGTGGTGTACAAGGCCTTCACCTACGACCACGCCTGCCCTGATGGATTCATCTACAAGGTAGGAGTGGCGGCCCTCCTCCCCTGGCTCAGACGCTACTGCCTGGAGGGCAGGGCCGTGCAGGCTGAGGTCACCTTCTGGCCGGGCTGAGGGTCGTCTGAGGGCCAGTGTGGCTGAGCAGCAGAGTCCAGAGTGGATATTGAagccctttcctctcctctcctcctctgaacGTCTCCCCCCTCGCCTcaacctctcctctcatctgctctcttcaagccctcccccagcttctcctctcccctccttccatcTCCTCTTTCCCGGTCTCCCTCCTCGTCGTCCCCTCCGTTTCTCCTCTAGACGTCTTTGTCCTCAGTAGTAGGGGTGGGGGGCTGCAGAGAGGTCACCTTGAGGCTCTTTGAGCCCCTTTGACTTTTAGGATGGAGTAAATCTACTTTTAGAACCGCAGTACCACTCTAGGgacatagaacacacacacagtctctctctcacacacacacacacacacacacacacacacacacacacacacacacacacacacacacacacacacacacacacacacacacacacacacacacacacacacacacacacacacacacagaatagcCGATATTAGCAGCACTGCCTGGGTATGTATCCAGTCTTTTAACAGATTGGATCCTCTTCCCTCACCAGTCCCGACCAAAGTGTTATTCCTGTGGCGCACAAAGGAacgcatgcgtgtgcatgcacattATTTAGAGGGTTTCCCACAAAGAAAGGTTTACCATGCACCAAGATAACGAACAGGCAGGGATTacgcactcactcacccactgcTGGTGAAGACGATTCTCTCTGTAGAGCGTTTCCAATGCTCTCTGTTCAACCGAATCGTGCTGCATTTGTTGACGCTGAGACTCTTCTACCTTCCCCTAATCGACTGGGGGTTTTGTTGTGATCGAATGTATCTACTGCGGGTAATCAGACAGAACAGAGTTCTGCCTCTCCACAGAGACGCACACTGTCTGAACTCATagatattgtattgtatttaagcaatatcacatgagagggagtgctgttgtactgaTTATCACACAGCTGTGATTCAGTCGTAGGTACGAGGCCGTAGGCCGAGTGCCAAAGAtaatcacagccgtgctgatattcagtacaacagcacgacctcgagtataatattgcttttatacaacagtaCTACAAGCAGAATTTATTAGTTAACAGTAATAAGAAacaacagattatgatttgtttgtttatttaatgatttatcTGGCTCCgccaacaaaaatagatccgCAACTGGACTGGGAATGAACTGTTTGGAGGTTTGCGCTAAAGTATCCAGGCTTCTTTCCGTCCCTTCGTCTTCTTCTGACGACCATTCGTAATTCAACTGAAACGTTAAATCTGGAAACATGTATCCTTAAAGTTAAACATTAAAGTAGGCGATGTTACATAAGGCTGATAAAAGCCTATTTCTTATGTGTAATGAACCTAGAGTTAAAAATTAAAGTAGGCCAATGTTACATAAGGCTGATTGAAGCCTATATCTTATATGTTATGGACCTTAGAGTTAAACATGAAAGCAGGCCCATGTTACATAAGGCTGATAGGTCGTACACTAACCCTCGGTTAGTGTACGACCCCTAAAGGTCCTTCAAATCAGACTCCTAAATAAACAAGGTCACATCAaaactatatacaatattcaATTATATTGCCGTTGGTGGATAAGACGGATGGATTCAGCGCTGTATCTTCAGCCCAGTGAAGAGGAGCTCACCCCGCCTCCAACCAACGTACCCTCTGTGTTTAACGGACTCACTTAAAATGGAGTTTTACTTTTTGATCCAAGTAAGATAGTGTAGCGAATGGCAGTTTGCGGATGAGGGGATGATGATAAGTGGCTGTGCTTTCTTTAATACGTCCATGTTATGGAGACTTGAGTGTTGAAAGTGGTTTCTCTCTTTGAAAACTAAAAGGAGGCTAGCACTCTTTCGGAGGAAGGTTGTATCCAGAACGAAAATGTTGCCATACAACTGCTGATCAAAGAAAACCTTTAGTAATGTCCCGCAGTGCAAGTAAACATTGGCTTGTAGCGCCGACCACTATCGAGATTAATGGTCAATACATGTtatatgtaatgtaatgtaatgtgataattataggtctatgatggtagTTTACGACTTTGGATGCAATTAGAGGAGAGAAACGTAAGGTTATTATTATGTACATTGACCATGGTGACTATGACATATACAACcaattgtgattggtttaactgatgacatattataccaccaggtgtgagtgtgattaaccaTTACAAGCCGATCTGAAAATCTGCCTATTCCGACATCACAAGTGGTCTTGTCCACCTAGatttgtgctggatagatcagtcacACTCACTccaggtggtataatatgtcagctTAAAAAACGACCTTGGTGTGATTACAATAAATGCTGCTTATTTCGCAAAGGGAAATCGTCCATTCAGCTCGGTGATCTCTGATAATTTGTTGGTACATCGTTGGTACAATCCCGTTCCTCCTGTTCACCAGGGCTCAGGGACTCACCTCATGGAGACAAGTCAacagctgctcctcctctagACAAACAACAATCAGGACCCTGATCGGCTTCAACCTCGTCCTTCTGTGTTCTCATGGGCTGATCTTGTTGTTGTTTCCCTCGCAGCACAAGCGCTGCATCCCGGCCTCGCTGGAGGCCTACTACGCCGCCCAGGACGCCAACTCCAGGGGCCGCTTCTACACGGTGATCAGCCACTACAGCATGGCCAAGCAGACCACCTCGCGCTCCATCTCCCCCTGGATGCCCGGAGGCGGCGGTGCGGGCGCGGTGGCCGGGGCGGAGCACCACGACCCCAAGCCCCCCAACGCGAACTAGAGCGGCTaaacggggggagaggggaaccaTTTTAGAGGACAACCAGCAGAGTTAGCGTTCAAAATACATGGAGGTagtgttttcatttgtttttgattgtttttttgatggGCTGCTAATTATTGATTAATCACCCATTTTATTTGGGTTACTTGAAATATAGAATCAATGACATTGTGTAGTTTAACAAGCATTTACCCGTGTACTTACTAAATGATATTAATATTGAATCAATAGTTCTCCTTGATGAGTTCAACTGGGTAAAttcatatttaaaaatgatgcaCGTAATCAATGTCAATACTAAATAAGAACATAAGCCTACTCAGGCTAAGGCCTGCAATTGTAAAATACTGTATAACATTTAATGACTGAAGTGATTAAATAACTATGTAATTAACGGCTATGGAAGGTTGTTAATTGATAGATCATACAATATAAGtatataaaattaaaaaaaagtgtaaatgaGTAATTAGCAGCCTGCATTACCGAGATGAATAAAACACACGTTTAACAAAAGAGACGCGTTCATATAGAACATTAATGCGCACATACAACTTTATGTattacaaatgcatgcacatttaaacacacacacacacacacacacacacacacaaacacgtgtgtgtgtgtgtgcctgctgacacacatacacagacacacactgctgacacacatacacagacacacaaacacacacacacactgaaccacactaTTCTCCATGGTTTCTGATCCCTGTTGTCCAACTATGAGTTTATTTAATGTCTATAATATTTGTTTCCTGTAATGTGTGGATGTTTTATGGTCCACTAAAGAAGCATGAATCAGTGCTGGATTTCAGTTGGTCTCTTAGAAGTAGGATTCTGCAGAGTGAGTCGTTTGAAGTGTTTTTTGGTGTACAATTcgtatgtttatttatatttagatTAAATCTAGTTCCCAAATGTACAATATCAGAAGACATATTGATAAAAAGACACTGTCCAATCTGTTTTCGCCCTTCAGCTAAGATACTTACCTGTGCAGTCTTGTGTTAGTGTTGGCCATCTTTACATTCTTGTTAAAAACCTGATCAAACGTTATCGTCAAACCCAATGTCAGACATCAACCTCCCTGTCCCGTGGGCTCGTCTGAGCTCAGCGGGCCGTAAGTTTAATGCTCAAGCTAGTCCAGATTTCCCCAAGTTCCATAATAAAGCATCTGATCTCCAAAAAGCCCTCCAGTTGTACATAATCAGAGCTTCAGATCCCCACCCGTTTCATGACAGGCTAGCTTGTTCTTTTTCAAGAGCGACTGCTTTTAGCTTTTGACCTGAGTTGTTGCTAATCTGGGgcgtgacagacagagaggaccCGCCCCCATGCAGGGGAAAGAGAGGCCCTCACCCTCCGTCACCGGGCCCCTAAAGCTCCTTCAGTGCTGCTCAAACGGCTCCCACCTGCCAGGGCAAGCCTCAGGCTCTGCTTTGTTGTTTCTTTTGATTTCAAGTTTTTGGTTTTGAGTTGTCATATTTTGAATGGGTTTTCACAGATGCTTTTCTGAGATATCGTAATGTTGTTAGGCGAGTTGATATGTAGCGAGTAGTGTTATCTATCAGTGTGCATTCCTGTTCCCACACAAGGTTTTTggaattcaaaaataaaacaaagctGGGATCTGTTGCTCTGTCTGCCTTTTTCTGGTCCTACGAAACACGGTGCACCAAGGCTGTTTCACTGCAGGACTGTCCTGCATAGAGTATACTAAGGTGGTTTCTCTTCCTAGAAAACAAAGGCTGTTCATACGCACTCCTCCTTAAATTACGGCAATTCCATGTTACTACATCACCGCAATTAATTCATAATTAGACGGGCATTGGAGATTATGCAGAAAACTCGCCAGAAATGGGAATTTGGCGTTCGTCATCTCTGATGAGCTGATGAACTTCATTGCGTCAGCGAGAAGTGGAAAGCTCCAATGGCAATCCTACAATGCTACATTGTTGGCTGCCATTTTATCACAGCGCCTCAACCCAgtagcattgtgtgtgttttgacgaCGGATTAGGCCTTAGTGTCAATATGGTACAGACACGGCGGCGTGAGCGGCGATCAGGCAGGGCTGAGGGACGTCAACCTACAGTGTCTGCTGAAAGGCTGTCTGAATCAGTGTTCCCTCCTCCGCGGCAGAGACGCAGAGCGTCTGAGTGCCAGAgctgaaagagaaagagttgAAGCTAAGAGAATGAAAACACTCCCAGGCATAGAGTAGGAAGTAGGAGGATAGATGAAACTACCAGgaaaagggaagaaaataaaatgaatgatatTAGCAGAGAGACAAAAGAATGTAGATGTAATGGACATTAAGAGGCCATATGGTGCAGAAAAACCACCATAGATAAACTACCAAATAGCTGGCAAAACGAGCAAAATCATGCTACATACCGCTAAGTAACTACGCACATAAGCCTTTGACATGATGCCGGCTTAATCATCCCGCTTAGCCTAGAAGTCGTCATCTTCCTCCTTCATGGCTGGGAATAGACCTTGAGCTCACAGAGGTTATTAGACCATTCATCACAGACACCCCATAGCACCCAGAGTGGGGTTGCAATTAGCCATCTAGatatgaggaggagaagcaTGAGCCCTCAATCCCTGATCGCTGCCTTTCTAATTATCACGCCAAAGCCTTCTTCGTGATGTAACCCCTGCTGCGCGTCTCTAATGCTGGGCTATTAGATGTTCTACATTTGGACGTGGAGAGGAGACCTTCAGCCTTTAGCTTGTCTGGGTGGGTGTGTACACAgatcaggaggagagagacgagagagggcgagaggggagATGACGAAGGGGAatagagaagaggagagcagcgaacagaggaggagaggatgagaagaGAGCATAGAGGAAAGGAGATTTGTGAGGAGCAGTGGGACTGAGAGGCCAGGGGGAGAGGAGCATGCAGGAGAGGAGAACgctgaagagaggagaagatatAGGAAGAGACGAAAGGACAGGGAGGCagaaggggtggggaggagagagggagaggagaagaatgagaggagagagagcaggagaagacATGGCATCACAGGAAACAATTGAGGAGAAACAGTGGAGATTGGTCTTGAAATCACCGGGCAAGGGACGAAGGAGGACGAGGAAATTTGATTATCTGAGAAGGAATCATGGAGGAAAAATAGAGCAGGCAGAAAACAAACTATTATAATGAGTTGTGAGAAGAAAAAGTGAACAAGAAGACTTCAGTGGCAGGACAGTCATGGTGGGAGTGAagaagtgagagggagagaaccagATAGAGTGTGTTGACTTGCGGAGCGGGAAATCACATCTGACAACTGTAAGTGAGCAGCCATTTTGTGTGGGTTCTGCGGCGTCTCCACGGAGGAAGAGCCAGACCCCTGCTGCTGGACGGGGTCCGCAGCCCACCGGGTGGGATCCACTACGgccacgtctctctctccgttgtcCCCTTAGTGGGTGCTCCGCTCTGGTTTTTATTCTTGGTAACAGCGATGAGGAAGGAAGCCTGCCTCTATTGAAGCTTGCCGGGCCAAATAATACTACGTTTTGATTGTTGATAAATGTTTTATGGGATTTAGAGCAAAACTGATTTAATTTACGAACCAGAAGAATCCTGAGACTTCACAGctaatgcacacactcacatacaaacacacacacgcacacacacacacacacacacacacacacacacacacacacacacacacacacacacacatacaacaatacacacgcacgcacgcacgcacgcacgcacgcacgcacgcacgcacgcacacacacacacacacacacacacacacacacacacacacacacacacacacagccatctgtttggtgtgtggaCTAAACAGATTCCCAACACATGAATACTGGGATAATGGGAATGAGGGAAACCAACGGGAAACCAAAACCGAATAAATAAGTGGGTGCAGTCCAGGAGACGGGGACAtgttattcattattcattattattgtattaGTGTGGTTGCAAAGCAAGCTGCCCTATTGTAATCATCTATCTATGGCTTGCACTGCTGCCATAGGCCTACTTCCTCTTATTATTCCGTCTCCTCCACCTTTTCGATCGCCATCTACTCGCAAAAACATTAACATAGAGTCCAAAAAAAATGTGTATGATAGGTACTAGTGGAATAGTGTGCTATGGTATAACTCAGTAATAGAACATATCGTTTTTAAGATATTTAAGATAAAAGTTGAACtctcatcatgtgtgtgtgtgagcggcttTCCCAATCAAAACATTAAAACCACCAAGGCAATTGTAGATTCCATCCCTCAATATTTACACTACATACACATATCATGcatcaaaatgttcagcatgaTGAGCTTATAGCCCATATTAAATAAACTGGTAATACTTTTTGTCATAATCATTTTCTGCTgaatactccccctggctcgGATTTAGATTTTGCTAGTTTAGCAGGTGTATGACATTTGTACACACTGCATATAAAAGTCTCAAGGAAAAGGAAAAGTCGAAAAGAATCACCCCTTTAAAATTAAAGGCAAACAATACATTCCAAAACACAACATGCAAGTAAAACCAAGCACAAAAAAAAGCTATATCAACGTTGTACCAATTCCAACTTACCAACTTATCGACCATGTGTCTTTTACCATTTTTCAGACTATTAACTGTCTATGACGTCTCTTCACAATTACGTTAGCTGAGGGGCTTTAGATGACTATAAAGAAGGTACTTGATAGTATACTCATAGCGAAGAGGAATTCTGTATGAAAATCTAGCAGATTAATCAATTTGAAGTAGATCTATTTTGTCCAAAAGGTCTCGCATATGCTGTGCCATACCAACCATTAAAGGGCACACatcctttaaaaaaaagtcaGTTTGGGTGGTGTATTTTGCAACTGTTAACCTTGGaggatatatgatatatgattAATGATGACTTTGAGACATTTACCTCCGGTATACAGGGAAAAAACGCTGACTTCAACCATTCAAAAACTCAGGGTTGTCGAAGTTGGTACATGTATAGAAACTGCATGTCAGCAGGTCTCCGAAAAGCAAAGGACCTCTTCGGTGACAGGGGGCGCCATAACTTTCGATCCAGAGACTTGAAACTCGGTGTGCTCGCACATCAGTAACGCTAGCGTTAGCATGTCAGCATGCTCATGGAATATTGTGCACACGACGAGTTGGAGCAACCACACATATATTATTCAGAAAATGCACATGTGGTGACATGTCTAGTAAGTGCTTGTTATTTTGTCTTTCTCGTGGTTTATAATATTTGCTGTATTCATCAGGAAGAAATGAAACAGTAAACATTATAACTTACCTAATTTAGCAGCATAAGAAATCAGGAGAAACCTTGCAAAATAAATCATTTAGTCAACCCCAGGAGAAGCTTACTTCAAAAGCTATTACTTAGCATCTGGAATT
The Gadus morhua chromosome 7, gadMor3.0, whole genome shotgun sequence DNA segment above includes these coding regions:
- the nsg2 gene encoding neuronal vesicle trafficking-associated protein 2 — its product is MVKLGSNLQDKGAKPVSVEDGFQNVPLITPLDVGSLQCQAPDKVVVKTRTEFQTEKKRLKPPKVEEFTISFTDSVSERLKVTVLIILALAFLACIVFLVVYKAFTYDHACPDGFIYKHKRCIPASLEAYYAAQDANSRGRFYTVISHYSMAKQTTSRSISPWMPGGGGAGAVAGAEHHDPKPPNAN